The window GAGCTGGGTTCGGAGGTTGTCCGAGTTGGCTTTGCCCCGGATGATGCGAGTCGCATTGCCGACGAGATCCGTCTCTGCCTGGAAGCCGGGGCTGACCTGATTATTACCTCTGGTGGGATGTCCGTGGACCCGGATGATGTGACCCGAGCCGGTATCCGAGAGGCCGGGGCTGTGGATACGGTCTACGGCACACCGGTCCTGCCCGGTGCCATGTTCCTTGTGGGCCGAATTGGAGAAGTGCCTGTGCTCGGTTTACCTGCCTGTGGTATGTTTCATAAAATTACCGTGTTTGATCTGATCCTTCCCCGTATCCTGACCGGTGAATCCGTCGGGCGGGAGGAATTTGCCGCAATGGGGCATGGTGGCCTTTGTCGTCATTGCACGCATTGCCAGTATCCGGTATGTAATTTCGGTAAATAAGCTCTGGTCCTTTCTTCTTGCCTTGTGTAATATCCTCTTGTTGGTATATTGTCTGTAGGGCGGTTCGCGAACCGTGCCTACTCGCCTTGTTCCGTTGCCGGGCAGACACAGCGATTTGCCCCTACATAACGTATATATCCTTGTTTATCTTTCTTCTGTAAGAGACTGTCATGCGCCCTCGTTCTCTCATATCTACCGCCCTCTGTTTATTGTTATTATCTGCTGTTACAACAGGAGCCTTTGCTGCCTCCCTTGACTCCGGCTTCGGAGATAACGGAAAAGTGGCTGTGGATCTTGGATCATACGGTGATCAGGCCAATGCCGTTGTGGTCCAGCCTGATGGCAAGATTCTGGTCGGTGGCTCGACCTCCAGTGCAGCGGATCTGGACTTTATGCTGTTTCGCCTCCTTGCAGATGGCTCGCTGGACCCGGATTTTAATATCGATGGAACCGTCTCCACAGCAGTGGGGTCCTCGGATGATGAGGTCTTTGCCTTAGCCTTGCAGGAGGACGGCAAGATTATTGCAGGAGGCTACAGCAGTACGGACGGTAATCGTGATTTTGCCTTGGTGCGTTATAACAGTGACGGCTCTTTGGATCGGGACTTTGGTCTGGAAGGTATGGTCGTCACCTCTGTTGGTGATTCAGATGATGAAATTACCGGTGTTACCCTGCAAGAGGATGGTAAAATCCTGCTGACCGGTACGGCCTTGGGGGAACAGGGCAGGGTTGTGGTGCTGGCGCGCTACCAGAAGGACGGAAATCCGGACCAAAGTTTTGCCGAAGAGGGCTTTGCTCTGAGTGCTGTAGGAACGGATGCACGGGCTGAAAGCCTGCTCCTAACCGAAGAGGGGCGTATCCTTGTTTCCGGCACTTATCGTGAAAAAGACAATGCCGCGCTTATGGTTCTGGGATATGATGAGAACGGTGATTTGGACACCTCCTTTGGCTATAAAGGGGTGACAGTGCCTCTGGACGGCACAGTGGCCAGTGCTGGCTATGGCATGGCAGAGCGGAGTGACGGCAGCATCCTGGTTGCCGGTTTTGTTGGAGAAAGTAGCGAGCGGGATGGCGCTTTGTTTCTCTTTGGCGAGGATGGCCTGCCAGACAGGGCGTTTGGTGATCTGGGTGTCTTAGTCACAGATGATGAGAACGATACAGTTTTCTATGATGTTTTAGTCACCAAGAAAATGGTCGCGACCACTGGCGTGACAGTGGGAGAGGACGGAAAACGAGAGTCCTTGTTGGTCACCTATAGCAAGAACGAGACTGCGAATAGGCAACTTTTTCAGCAACAAGTGGCACAGCACGCCTTGAGTGCCACCAATGCTGCCAGTTCCACGAATGAGGAAGAGGAAGAGGAAGAGGATGAGGCTGAGCCTATTGCCCAGGTCGTGACCTCTGAAGTGGATAATGAGGAAACCTATGCCTTCTCCCTTGCAGCGGTTGATGATGGCAGTGTGGTGGTGGTTGGTTCCAGTGGGGCAGAGGAGGTGACCAGCGCTTCCGTAAGCAAGTATACTGTCTTCCAGTCAAGTGTGACCGGGAGTTCCTGGAATACCGCAACGGGCAATACCTATGTCCTGACCGGTGCAGCTCAGGAGGTCACCCGAACAACAGCGCTTATTCCGGTGGAGGTTCTGTCCGGGGTTGGTACGGTTACAGCACGTGGAGTGGTTTTCAGTGTGGATCCCCTTCCTGTTCTGAAAGATGATAGTGATACCAGCACGGATGATACTACCGATGATACCACGGACGATACCACGGACGATACAACAGATGATACGACCGATGACACGACTGATGAAACCGCACCGGTAATAACCAGTAGCACCGAGAGTGCCTTTTCAACAACAGAATATGTTGTCTTGTCCGTCTCTACTGATGAGAATGCATATTGCAAATATGACACGACGAATGAAGATTACTCTGAAATGACGGGTGTGCTGTCTGAAACCGCTGGTACCGGACACTCCGTTACCTTAGGGTATTTTCCAGAAGGCAGTTATACCTATTATGTTCGTTGTAAGGATGAGGAAGGGAATGCGAATACTTCGAGTACGATAATATCTTTTGATGTGACGGATGATACGACTCTGGCGATTACTAGCTCAAGTTATAGCGAAAGTGGTGGAGATGTTACCATTACCGTTGCAACGAATCAAAAAGCGTATTGCGGATACTCCAGTGTATATTCAATCGATCCAGATGACTATACAACAAATTCGATGCAAACTCTGAACGGCCTCAAGCATGAAGCGGACATCGGAAATTTTTCGACAGGAACTTATACCTATTATGTTGGGTGCAGAGATATCTATGACGATACTATCGTAACGACGTTCCCTACAGCGATCAACTTTGAGGTAGCATCTCTCTACAAAAACTCCATATTTTATGCCGAAAACCAAGTAGCCTCCACATCGCCCCTGCAAAGCGGCCTGACCAGCGCCTTGGAAGCGATGGGAGATCTGTTTGTCAGCACCGCTATTGCTCAGGACAGCACAGACAGTACAAATACCGATAGCACCGATAGCACTGACTCAGACACCGAGGATAGCGATTTTCTGGAAGAGGGCGATACAGACGAGGGCTCTGGTACTGGGAAATTCACCACCAAGTTGAAAGACCTGAAGCCGGGCACCTTTTTCTATGCCCGTGCCTATGCCGTGGTTGATGGAACCACCTATTACGGCAACCAGATTGGTTTCCAAACCGCAGACTCCTGCTTTGTGGCCACCGCAGCCTATGGCTCTCTGTTCCATCCCTCAGTCAAGATCCTCCGGGATTTCCGGGATCATTTTATGTTGCATAACCCGGTGAGCCGCGCGCTGGTGCGTATGTACTACCATTACTCACCACCCATCGCTGATATGATCCGCAACAGCAACGTCCTGCGTCCCATGACCCGTGCCCTGCTGATGCCTATAGTCGGTTCAGCCTGGTTGACCATGCATTTCGGTTGGCTGTGGTTGCTCCTGCCGGTTGCGGCTCTGGCTCTGTTGAGCTGGTTCGGAATGCAGACGCTGCACAAGGAAGAGGAAAAAGTTGCGTAAGAGGATAATGGCCTTGAGGCGTGCTGAACATGGATGCAGGAGGCCCTGACCGCAACCATTGGACGAACTTTTTGACTGAGAAGGTTATACAGAGCCCGTTACAGGCTACTGTTCCACATAAAAGGCAGCCTTGAGTAATTCCTTGGTATAGGCCTGCTCAGGCTGATTGAAGATGCGGTCTGCCATGCCCTGTTCTACAATCTTTCCGTTGCGCATTACTACCAGCTCATCAGCCAACGAGCGGAGCACCCGCAGGTCATGGGTGATGAAGATATAGGTCATGCCGTAGCTTTCCTGGAGGCGTTTCAGCAGGGCGATGATCTGGGCCTGGATCGTGGTGTCCAGGGCAGAGGTGGGCTCATCAAGGATGAGCAGCTCTGGCTTGAGAATGATGGCCCGGGCAATGGCGATGCGCTGGCGTTGGCCACCGGAAAATTCATGGGGAAAGCGATTGGCCACATCCGGGTCAAGCTCCACTTCTTCCAGAGCCTGCCGGACCAGAAGGTTGCGCTCTGCTCTGCTATGCCCTGAATTATGCACCTGTAAGCCTTCGGCAATAATCTGTTCAATGGTCATTCGGGGCGAGAGCGAGGAGAACGGGTCCTGAAAAACGATCTGCATCCGTTTGCGCAATGGTCGCATTTGGCGGTTACTCAAGTCCGAGAGCAACAGGCCTTGCTCTTCTCCTTCCTGCGTAAAGTATCGCACTGTTCCCTTGAATGTCTGAAGTTTCAGCAGACAAAAGGCCAAGGTACTTTTCCCAGAGCCTGATTCCCCGATAATCCCCAAAGTTGTTCCCTGCCGGACCGTCAGCTCGACATTGTCCACCGCCTTGAGCACGGTCTTCTTTCTTTTAAAACGCCTCTCTTTGAAGAATCCTTCCCAGGATCTCCTGACCACAAACTCGCAATCGATATTTTGGAGATGGACAAGCGGCCTTCCCTGAGCAGCGGGCTGATGGTGCAGGTTTGGAATCGCATTAAGGAGTTTACGGGTGTAATCCTGCTGGGGATTTTCGAACAAGGCCTCGGTACTGTTCTGTTCTACAATCCGTCCCTTGTGCATAATAGATACGCTCTCTGCCGCCTTGTGGACCAGGGGGAGGTCATGGGTGATGAGCAGCACTGCCATGTTAAATTCTTTTTGCAGATCCTTGATCAGGTCAATAATCTGGGCCTGAATCGTCACGTCAAGGGCGGTGGTGGGTTCGTCTGCGATAAGCAGGGCAGGGCGACAGGCCAGGGCCATTGCGATCATGACCCGCTGGCGTTGCCCGCCGGAGAGCTGATGGGGGTAGGAGGAAAGTCGGTGTTCGGGATCAGGAATGCCGGTGCGTTCCAGCAGGCTTATGGCCTCCCGATCTGCCTCTTCTTTGCCCAGTTTACGGTGTTTGATCAGGGGCTCTGTGAGCTGCTGCCCAATGGTGTAGACCGGGTTGAGCGAGGTCATGGGCTCCTGAAAGATCATGGCGATATCATTTCCCCGCACGGCCTGGATGCCCTTCCGGCTCAGTTGCAACAGGTCCTGCCCATTGAAGAGAATTTTCCCTTCATAACGTACCTTGGCCACATCCTCAAGCAGGCGTAGGAGAGACATCGCTGTAACGGATTTTCCAGAACCGGATTCTCCAACCAGGGCATGGGTCTTTCCCTGCTCAATACTCAGGTTGATATCGTACAGGATGCGGCTGTCACCGCCGATTTCCTGGTCTGAACAGAAGGTCAGCGAAAGATTATCAATGGTAAGTAGGGTATTCATGAGAGAAATGTACCGTATGGAAGCAGGCAGAGCAAGGGCTATGCTTGGGAGGAGACTGATTTTTGCTCAAGATCGTGAAAAAAGACTCTGCCAAAGTGCATCCAGGGCGAGTAAAAAGTATTCGGACAGAAAGGTAAATCGAGTATAAACGATCCGTCTTTTAAACAGAAAAAGATCTCTCGTGATAGGAAGTATTATTATATCATGTGCTACGCTGAAGTAGAGGCGCCGCCCGGAAAGATGGCATGAATTTAGCATGGAAAAATATATATATTCAGGTATGATTATTTTTCTTCTCTTTTGCAAAGAAAAAAAGGGAGGGAAGGAATATATGCGGCTCAGGGAAATTCACAGGACGCCAGGCTCATCTTACACGGTGAAGAGAGGGGAAAAGCATGAATTGTTGGGAGTATAAGAAATGTGGGCGGGAAAAAGGAGGGGTCAATGCTCAGAAAAAAGGAATTTGCCCAGCCTTTCCTGATCACGGTACGGGCTGTGCCAGGATTGCAGGCACCTTGTGTGGGGGCAAGGTGCAGGGGGAGTTCGTTATGAAGCTTCTTTCTTGTATGAAATGTGATTTTTATAAGAGTGAAAATTACGATAAATCATATGGAAAAGTGTTTGAGATGGATTGACCCCTTTTTCCCTTTCTTAAGAAAAGTTGTTTTGCTGCTGCAATGCAGCGCTGATTTCTGCGATAGCCAGCAATGTTAAACAACAAGAGGCCGTTACCCACAAGGTTGACGGCCTCTTGTATTTCTGCTCCTTGCGTTTTCCCTTCTGTAGATTATGATTCTGCCATCAAGTGGTAATTTGTCAGGGTGATCTCTCACAGTCTCCAATCCTCCATATTTTTCATGCAAAAAAAAGAGCCTCTTTCCCGCACTTTTTTTCGGGAATTAACCGACTCCTGCCTGGTTGCCCAAGGAAGCAGGATTATTAGTGCCGTTTCCGGTGGGCCGGATTCTATGGCCCTGTTACACCTTTTGGCTGCGGTGCAACAGTCTGTAGGTCTTGCACTGACAGCAGTCTGGGTGGACCACGGTCTGCGTCCGGAAGAAACGCCCCTGGAAGAACGAACCGTGATGCTTGCAGCGGAAAATTTACAGGTTGCCTGTGTCAGGCACCGGGTTGACGCAGCATCCTATGCCCGCGAGCAGAGGATATCTCTGGAGCATGCTGCCCGTGACCTGCGCTATGCTGCCCTGCGCACCACGGCCCGTGAGGTCGGGGCAGAGTACATTGCTGTGGCCCATACCGCAGATGACCAGGCAGAAGAGGTCCTGTTGCGGCTCCTGCGGGGCAGCGGCAGAGAAGGGCTTGCTGGTATGCGGATGCGGAGCAGGGGTCTGATACGTCCTTTGCTGAATATCGAGAAAAAGGACCTTCTGGCTTGGTTGACGGAGCAGGAAATTCCCTTTTGTTTTGACTCTTCCAACGACGATATGCGCTTTTTGCGAAACCGGGTACGTCACCAACTTTTGCCTTTTCTTGAGGAGCATTTTGAGGAAGGAGTGAAGAAGTCCCTGCGCAAAACTGCGGATAGTCTGGCTGAGGACGAGGCGCTTCTGGCCGCATTGACCGCAGAGGCGGAAGAGAAAACTATCAGTGCCTTGCCCTCCTCGGAACAGTCTGGTGAATCTTTGCGGATGCAGCTTGATCGAGCCGCATTTCGCGCCCTGCATCCGGCTTTGCAGCGCCGGGTGGTGGAGCGCCTGCTCTGGAAAATAGGAGGCAGGGCAGGCTATGATCATATCTTGTTGGTGATTAAGGCGGCTGAAAGCGGTCGCACCAACAGCGAGCTTCATCTCGGGAAAGGCCTGCGAGTTGGCGTGTTTCGGGACCGGCTGGAGTTTTCTTATCCAATGGGACAGAGAGCCTGGAGGGGGAGATTGTTTGGGGATGCCTGATGAGGCTGGAGGACGTTAACCGAGCTCTCAAATTGAGGGGTTTTCGGGTGATCTTTATAAGTCACTATGTGGTCTTGGCGATGGTTTTCCACGATTATCAAAAGTACTTGGTTGATAAGTGCCTTCAAATTTTGCAATCAGTGCTTTTCTTACCCGATCATAACTTTTAAAAAGTTCATACCAAATTGAAAAGTGTCCATCTGAATGAGCACACTCTATGATCATTTCCAACATTTCATCTGATTGTTGTTTCTTCCAGTTATCCATTGATTTATTTGCTTTTAACCAGGCTGACTGGATAGCAATCCAACGCTTATCACCAGGGGTGGGTTCTTTGTTGGGTTTCCCTGGAAATTTATCAAGTCCTAGTAAGTCTATAGTATTTTGGGCCTTAATTTTTTGCTTGTAAGACAGTGAGGATTTAGGCCCAATGATGTCTGGTGTTGGATGGTATTGAAACGCATTAATTGTATTGTCAATATCTGGCCAATAGTAATCTGTTCTTGATGAATTTTTGTCGCTTTTATTGCTTTTCCCATTGCAATGGAAGCATGCTAACAGGAAATTATCCCAATCCAGTTTTGCGCCTCCTTTGGATAACGGAATAACATGGTCGATATTAATGCTATTCATCACTTTCATTTCGCAGTATGAACAACACCAATCAATTTTATTGGCCAAATCATTTCGGGCATCTTGATAGTTTGTATATACTTGAGGAGCACTCCCTTTGTCTACCGGTCTCATATCGAATTGTCAGTATTTTTCAATAATTTTTCTTGTTCAATAATAGCCATAAATGCGGTATCCTTTGCAAAAGGAAGCATCGCTTTATCCAGTTCCGATTTTAGCTCAGGTGTATCAGTTCCTTCTTTTACAGCTTTGTAATATTTTGTTGCAATGTTAAACATGTGCTGACGACTTTTGCTCCACTGTGGATTTTTAACATCTTGGATCTCCTCAGCAATATCCTCAATGCTCAGATTGTTTCCTTGGCCTTTAGTGGCTCTCGCATTATCTTTCAATTTGATAAGTTGATCAAATTCCGTTTCCTGAATTAAAAACGGCGAATGAGTCGTGGTTATAAATTGAATTTTTGGGAATGTTTTTTTAAAACCTGCGATTATTTTTCTTTGCCACTCCGGGTGTAAGTGTAAATCCAGTTCATCAATCAAAACAATTCCAGTCGTTTCTTGTAAGGCATCTCCCTTTAGGTGAGGATTCAATGTAACGCACTTAAAGGCGATATCAGCAATCAAAGCAAAGAAATTTCTAGTGCCATCACTTAAATGTGCAAAGGGGAGGGTTCTACCATCTTTTAAAGTAATTTTTAATCCTTCGGGCTTGTCAGGATCAAATTCAAAATAAATATTCTCGCAGTCAGGAATGTTGTTGACAATAGCTTCTTTTACTAAGGCGTAATTGATATCTGTAGTGCCTTTTTGGATTTTTGCTAACTCTTTTCCTTTGAACCATTTAATAAACTGCTTAAAGGTCATTTTTGCTTTTAAGCATTGGTTGTAGGCTCGAAGACGAGAAGCAATTTTAGGATTCTTATTTTCTTTTTTTCTTGTATTTCTGGCTTCATCAAATAATCTTCCTGTAGCATAATAGGCTAAAATAGGAAGATTTATTTGCTCACCATTACGGATATGATAGTCATACTCGGAGCCAATTTTTTTTATAGACATGGCTCCTCTTGTTAAGGTTTTACTCTTAAAACTTGTTAATTCTCTTTTCCATGCTATTTCTTTCCCATTAACAACTCCAGATGCAGAGACGCAAACAGGCCATAGAAATTCCTCTGAATGTTCAAAGGTTTTAATATGTACATCCTTAGGTAAAATATGTCTTGAATCTGTATTTTTTATACCTAAGAAGAGAGATCCCATAGCAACAGTAAGAGCTTCTAGTATCGCAGTTTTACCACTTCCATTGTCTCCGATTATGAGATTGAATCTACTGTGTAGAGAAATTACAATCTCTTGATATCCTCTGAAGTTTTTTAGAGCTAATTCTTTTATTATCATGCTGTTCTTTTTTTAAGAAGTATTGAATTCTCTATATTCAAATATTCAAAGGGCGTGTCTGGTGTGCGCACCCAACGGTTGATGGCTTCGTAAAAAGTCCAATTTTGCCAAAAGTGCATCGTAACTCTTTGAGTTGTCGTTATCGATTTGCTGATTTCTGGCTTTTTACCAGACCATCAACGGTTGCATTGCCTACGGCAACCGTCGTCGAGAAATAAACAACTCCACCCCCAGCAGTGCTAAGGCTGCAAAGATCAGCCAGGAAAAGAGTTCCAGGTAGCGATCAAAATGTTTGATCTGCCTGGTAGTGGTTTCCATCGCGTTGATCTCTTTATAGATTTTTTCCAGTGATCGGGTATCGGTAGCGCGGAAGAATTTGGCCCCGGTCATTTCGGCAATTTGTCCCAGTGTTTTTTCATCAATGTCCACCTTGGCCTGCATAATCCGTTTGCGACCGAATTGGTCCTGCATGGGCATAGGGGCCACACCCCGTCTACCCGCACCAATGGTGTAGACCTTGATCTTCATGGTCTCAGCTGCTTCTGCCGCAGTAAGCGGTGCTGCCTTGCCTGCATTATTCACTCCGTCCGTGAGCAGAATGACGATCCGCGATTTGGCTTCCTGGTCCCGCAAACGGTTGACACCCGCAATGATGGCCGAGCCGATAGCTGTGCCGTCTTCGATCATTCCTGTTTGCAGAGAATCCAGGCGGAGCTGGAGCCAATCATGGTCCAAGGTCAGCGGGCAGACCATATAAGGGCGACCGGCAAAGGCGACCAGGCCGATGCGGTCGTTGGGCCGTTCCTCAATGAATTTCTTCACCACCGCTTTGACTACAGACAGACGATCCACTGAGCGTCCTTCCAGGCGGAAATCCATCGCCTGCATGGAGCCGGAAACGTCAACCGCCAGAAGTATATCAATCCCTGATGCCTCCACCTCGGTTTTGCTGTTTCCCCATTGGGGGCGGGCAATCGCCAGGATGAGCAGACCAAGGGCTGCCAGGCGAAGCCAGGCCAGGAACTTGCCCG is drawn from Candidatus Electrothrix aestuarii and contains these coding sequences:
- a CDS encoding delta-60 repeat domain-containing protein, yielding MRPRSLISTALCLLLLSAVTTGAFAASLDSGFGDNGKVAVDLGSYGDQANAVVVQPDGKILVGGSTSSAADLDFMLFRLLADGSLDPDFNIDGTVSTAVGSSDDEVFALALQEDGKIIAGGYSSTDGNRDFALVRYNSDGSLDRDFGLEGMVVTSVGDSDDEITGVTLQEDGKILLTGTALGEQGRVVVLARYQKDGNPDQSFAEEGFALSAVGTDARAESLLLTEEGRILVSGTYREKDNAALMVLGYDENGDLDTSFGYKGVTVPLDGTVASAGYGMAERSDGSILVAGFVGESSERDGALFLFGEDGLPDRAFGDLGVLVTDDENDTVFYDVLVTKKMVATTGVTVGEDGKRESLLVTYSKNETANRQLFQQQVAQHALSATNAASSTNEEEEEEEDEAEPIAQVVTSEVDNEETYAFSLAAVDDGSVVVVGSSGAEEVTSASVSKYTVFQSSVTGSSWNTATGNTYVLTGAAQEVTRTTALIPVEVLSGVGTVTARGVVFSVDPLPVLKDDSDTSTDDTTDDTTDDTTDDTTDDTTDDTTDETAPVITSSTESAFSTTEYVVLSVSTDENAYCKYDTTNEDYSEMTGVLSETAGTGHSVTLGYFPEGSYTYYVRCKDEEGNANTSSTIISFDVTDDTTLAITSSSYSESGGDVTITVATNQKAYCGYSSVYSIDPDDYTTNSMQTLNGLKHEADIGNFSTGTYTYYVGCRDIYDDTIVTTFPTAINFEVASLYKNSIFYAENQVASTSPLQSGLTSALEAMGDLFVSTAIAQDSTDSTNTDSTDSTDSDTEDSDFLEEGDTDEGSGTGKFTTKLKDLKPGTFFYARAYAVVDGTTYYGNQIGFQTADSCFVATAAYGSLFHPSVKILRDFRDHFMLHNPVSRALVRMYYHYSPPIADMIRNSNVLRPMTRALLMPIVGSAWLTMHFGWLWLLLPVAALALLSWFGMQTLHKEEEKVA
- a CDS encoding dipeptide ABC transporter ATP-binding protein, which gives rise to MNTLLTIDNLSLTFCSDQEIGGDSRILYDINLSIEQGKTHALVGESGSGKSVTAMSLLRLLEDVAKVRYEGKILFNGQDLLQLSRKGIQAVRGNDIAMIFQEPMTSLNPVYTIGQQLTEPLIKHRKLGKEEADREAISLLERTGIPDPEHRLSSYPHQLSGGQRQRVMIAMALACRPALLIADEPTTALDVTIQAQIIDLIKDLQKEFNMAVLLITHDLPLVHKAAESVSIMHKGRIVEQNSTEALFENPQQDYTRKLLNAIPNLHHQPAAQGRPLVHLQNIDCEFVVRRSWEGFFKERRFKRKKTVLKAVDNVELTVRQGTTLGIIGESGSGKSTLAFCLLKLQTFKGTVRYFTQEGEEQGLLLSDLSNRQMRPLRKRMQIVFQDPFSSLSPRMTIEQIIAEGLQVHNSGHSRAERNLLVRQALEEVELDPDVANRFPHEFSGGQRQRIAIARAIILKPELLILDEPTSALDTTIQAQIIALLKRLQESYGMTYIFITHDLRVLRSLADELVVMRNGKIVEQGMADRIFNQPEQAYTKELLKAAFYVEQ
- a CDS encoding two-CW domain-containing protein, with amino-acid sequence MNCWEYKKCGREKGGVNAQKKGICPAFPDHGTGCARIAGTLCGGKVQGEFVMKLLSCMKCDFYKSENYDKSYGKVFEMD
- the tilS gene encoding tRNA lysidine(34) synthetase TilS, which translates into the protein MQKKEPLSRTFFRELTDSCLVAQGSRIISAVSGGPDSMALLHLLAAVQQSVGLALTAVWVDHGLRPEETPLEERTVMLAAENLQVACVRHRVDAASYAREQRISLEHAARDLRYAALRTTAREVGAEYIAVAHTADDQAEEVLLRLLRGSGREGLAGMRMRSRGLIRPLLNIEKKDLLAWLTEQEIPFCFDSSNDDMRFLRNRVRHQLLPFLEEHFEEGVKKSLRKTADSLAEDEALLAALTAEAEEKTISALPSSEQSGESLRMQLDRAAFRALHPALQRRVVERLLWKIGGRAGYDHILLVIKAAESGRTNSELHLGKGLRVGVFRDRLEFSYPMGQRAWRGRLFGDA
- a CDS encoding HNH endonuclease signature motif containing protein, with the protein product MRPVDKGSAPQVYTNYQDARNDLANKIDWCCSYCEMKVMNSINIDHVIPLSKGGAKLDWDNFLLACFHCNGKSNKSDKNSSRTDYYWPDIDNTINAFQYHPTPDIIGPKSSLSYKQKIKAQNTIDLLGLDKFPGKPNKEPTPGDKRWIAIQSAWLKANKSMDNWKKQQSDEMLEMIIECAHSDGHFSIWYELFKSYDRVRKALIAKFEGTYQPSTFDNRGKPSPRPHSDL
- a CDS encoding AAA family ATPase, with translation MIIKELALKNFRGYQEIVISLHSRFNLIIGDNGSGKTAILEALTVAMGSLFLGIKNTDSRHILPKDVHIKTFEHSEEFLWPVCVSASGVVNGKEIAWKRELTSFKSKTLTRGAMSIKKIGSEYDYHIRNGEQINLPILAYYATGRLFDEARNTRKKENKNPKIASRLRAYNQCLKAKMTFKQFIKWFKGKELAKIQKGTTDINYALVKEAIVNNIPDCENIYFEFDPDKPEGLKITLKDGRTLPFAHLSDGTRNFFALIADIAFKCVTLNPHLKGDALQETTGIVLIDELDLHLHPEWQRKIIAGFKKTFPKIQFITTTHSPFLIQETEFDQLIKLKDNARATKGQGNNLSIEDIAEEIQDVKNPQWSKSRQHMFNIATKYYKAVKEGTDTPELKSELDKAMLPFAKDTAFMAIIEQEKLLKNTDNSI
- a CDS encoding VWA domain-containing protein — encoded protein: MMDSLRFMYPNLLWLLLLLPVLAFLRGRRGPAPALVFSSISVAKAISGSRKVNPGKFLAWLRLAALGLLILAIARPQWGNSKTEVEASGIDILLAVDVSGSMQAMDFRLEGRSVDRLSVVKAVVKKFIEERPNDRIGLVAFAGRPYMVCPLTLDHDWLQLRLDSLQTGMIEDGTAIGSAIIAGVNRLRDQEAKSRIVILLTDGVNNAGKAAPLTAAEAAETMKIKVYTIGAGRRGVAPMPMQDQFGRKRIMQAKVDIDEKTLGQIAEMTGAKFFRATDTRSLEKIYKEINAMETTTRQIKHFDRYLELFSWLIFAALALLGVELFISRRRLP